One Funiculus sociatus GB2-C1 genomic region harbors:
- a CDS encoding IS1 family transposase, producing the protein MSKVRPTCPRCGSSHTVKNGRIHNKKTKYQCQDCKRQFLENPSKKYVSQETKDWIERLLLEKIPLAGIARAAEVSEVWLQQYVNSLYLQVSRLLKVSPKRPGKLRIQCDELWSFVGKKSHQQWIWLALDEETREIVGYYVGARSESGARGLWNSLPAVYRQCAKCFTDFWAAYAQVIPTKRHQSVSKESGKTSYIERFNNTLRQRVARLVRKTLSFSKKLDNHIGAILYFLHHYNECLQV; encoded by the coding sequence ATGTCAAAAGTCAGACCTACTTGTCCTAGATGTGGCTCTTCACATACAGTTAAAAACGGTAGAATTCATAACAAAAAAACCAAATATCAGTGTCAAGATTGTAAAAGACAGTTTTTAGAAAATCCCAGCAAAAAATATGTTTCGCAAGAAACTAAGGATTGGATTGAGAGGCTATTACTTGAAAAGATCCCCTTGGCTGGAATAGCTCGTGCTGCTGAAGTTTCAGAAGTTTGGCTGCAACAATACGTGAATAGCTTATATCTTCAGGTTTCCAGACTTTTAAAAGTTTCCCCAAAGCGCCCAGGCAAATTAAGAATTCAATGTGATGAACTCTGGTCATTTGTAGGTAAAAAAAGTCACCAGCAATGGATTTGGTTAGCCCTTGATGAAGAAACTAGAGAAATTGTTGGATATTATGTTGGCGCTCGCAGTGAAAGTGGAGCTAGAGGTCTTTGGAATTCTTTGCCGGCTGTTTATCGTCAATGTGCTAAGTGTTTTACCGATTTTTGGGCGGCTTACGCTCAAGTTATACCTACTAAACGACATCAATCAGTTTCCAAAGAAAGTGGAAAAACCAGTTACATTGAAAGGTTTAACAATACTTTGAGGCAAAGAGTTGCACGGTTAGTTAGAAAAACTTTGTCTTTTTCTAAAAAACTAGACAATCATATTGGAGCCATCTTGTATTTTCTTCACCATTATAATGAATGCTTGCAAGTTTAG
- a CDS encoding DUF4278 domain-containing protein, which produces MKLYYRGVSYEYDPSKVETRKGRQPFKQLRGSGHAYNLIYRRATYRIDPNAKQSEVPVQPVAYRLVYRGIAYFVNKTPQGKVSVVIQPASTSKFIISEDKYHNASKTRDEFLCDLNLLGLWSQCGSNWSSTVKGEIQSATNEPIVQEEPNLTNKVILFGAFTVLSLVFTATWMQAPKIHQAMKEVGKTSIEQLMLSSY; this is translated from the coding sequence ATGAAGCTTTACTATCGTGGTGTGAGCTACGAATACGACCCCTCAAAGGTTGAAACCCGGAAGGGAAGGCAGCCCTTTAAGCAACTTCGTGGCTCTGGTCACGCTTATAATCTGATTTACCGTAGAGCTACCTATCGTATTGATCCGAATGCGAAGCAAAGTGAAGTTCCTGTACAACCAGTAGCTTATAGATTGGTGTATCGAGGCATCGCTTACTTTGTAAATAAAACTCCACAGGGAAAAGTTAGCGTAGTTATTCAGCCTGCAAGTACTTCAAAATTTATCATCTCAGAAGATAAATACCATAATGCCTCTAAGACACGAGATGAATTCTTGTGCGATCTCAATCTTTTGGGTTTATGGTCACAATGTGGCAGTAATTGGAGTTCGACTGTTAAAGGAGAAATCCAATCCGCTACCAACGAACCCATAGTACAAGAGGAACCTAACCTAACAAATAAGGTAATCTTGTTTGGAGCTTTTACGGTTCTCTCCTTAGTGTTTACTGCTACGTGGATGCAGGCTCCAAAAATTCATCAAGCAATGAAAGAGGTAGGCAAAACTTCGATTGAGCAACTGATGCTCAGCTCCTACTGA